One region of Diabrotica undecimpunctata isolate CICGRU chromosome 6, icDiaUnde3, whole genome shotgun sequence genomic DNA includes:
- the LOC140443026 gene encoding uncharacterized protein, whose product MTPKISNSQTHPINMAFKIITFAAFIVVARAGVLNEAFPPQLSYAAPPVAKVAYSEAPAVSYSSLSAPLAYPGPPAFAKVAAPVQFGASPYSGFSFAASAPLSSPALASALPYQQQAPQVYSYASPPVSPVSYAAPAVKLAAPVAYAAPITKAVIAEPSAPAHYDFGYAVNDPNTGDNKSQQESRRGDVVQGSYSVVDADGTKRTVDYTADDHNGFNAVVRKEPVAVGVKAVAPVVAKVAAPVAYAQPAPVAYAQPAPVSYAQPAPVGYAQPASVAYSHSAPVALPQQFLRSSPYGPSFVNAYQHFRVTQLKEFNECVDVEYKNLLQHGSTRFLSLLPAIEKILNIFDGLKAHFLSQDNCPRAMRDFFESETVSAPVSYAAPAIAKFAAPVSYAAPALSYAAPVAKVAYSQAPAVSYSSVSAPVAYSAPTLSYAAPALKVAAPVHYAAPALKVAAPVAYAAPVAKAILAEPSAPANYDFGYAVSDPHTGDSKSQQESRHGDVVHGSYSLIEADGSKRTVEYTADAHNGFNAVVHKEPAAVAVKAVAPVVAKIAAPIAYAQPALKVAAPVAYAQPALKIAAPVAYAHSAPLGYAASPFYH is encoded by the exons ATGACACCAAAAATTAGTAACAGTCAGACTCATCCAATAAACATGGCGTTTAAA ATCATTACGTTTGCTGCTTTCATTGTAGTAGCCCGAGCTGGTGTTCTAAATGAAGCCTTTCCACCACAATTATCTTACGCTGCACCGCCAGTTGCGAAAGTGGCCTACTCAGAAGCTCCAGCTGTGTCATACTCATCTTTATCAGCACCTTTAGCTTACCCCGGCCCTCCAGCTTTTGCAAAAGTAGCTGCTCCAGTTCAATTTGGTGCCTCACCATACTCTGGCTTTTCATTTGCTGCATCAGCGCCGCTTTCTTCCCCAGCATTAGCTTCAGCTTTACCATACCAGCAACAGGCACCTCAAGTTTATTCTTATGCGTCTCCACCTGTTTCGCCCGTTTCTTACGCAGCACCTGCAGTCAAACTGGCTGCCCCAGTTGCTTATGCTGCACCCATTACTAAGGCTGTTATTGCTGAACCGTCTGCACCTGCTCACTATGATTTTGGATATGCTGTCAACGACCCCAACACTGGAGATAATAAAAGCCAACAGGAATCACGCCGCGGTGATGTCGTACAAGGAAGTTACTCAGTGGTAGACGCTGACGGTACCAAACGCACTGTCGATTACACTGCCGATGATCACAATGGTTTTAACGCCGTCGTCCGCAAAGAACCAGTTGCAGTAGGTGTTAAAGCAGTCGCACCAGTAGTAGCAAAAGTAGCTGCTCCAGTTGCGTACGCTCAACCTGCTCCAGTTGCTTACGCTCAACCTGCTCCAGTTAGTTACGCGCAACCTGCTCCAGTTGGATATGCTCAACCTGCCTCAGTTGCATATTCTCATTCTGCTCCAGTAGCACTTCCTCAACAATTCCTTAGGTCATCTCCTTACGGTCCGTCTTTTGTTAATGCTTACCAACATT TTCGAGTAACTCAGTTGAAGGAATTTAATGAATGTGTAGATGTGGAATATAAAAACCTACTCCAACATGGAAGTACCAGATTTCTTTCTCTTTTGCCGGCAATTGAGAAAATTCTAAATATATTCGACGGACTAAAAGCACATTTCCTTTCCCAAGATAACTGTCCACGTGCAATGCGAGATTTTTTTGAAAGTGAAACGG tatcaGCACCTGTATCCTACGCAGCACCAGCTATTGCTAAATTCGCTGCACCTGTATCTTATGCTGCACCAGCTTTATCTTACGCTGCACCAGTCGCTAAAGTAGCCTACTCACAAGCACCTGCTGTCTCCTACTCCAGTGTGTCAGCCCCAGTAGCATACTCCGCTCCAACTCTTTCTTATGCCGCCCCAGCTCTTAAAGTAGCTGCCCCAGTACATTATGCCGCCCCAGCCCTTAAAGTAGCTGCCCCAGTAGCTTATGCCGCTCCAGTTGCCAAAGCTATCCTTGCAGAACCATCAGCACCAGCTAACTACGATTTTGGATACGCCGTAAGTGATCCCCATACTGGAGACAGCAAAAGCCAACAAGAATCTCGCCACGGTGATGTTGTACATGGAAGCTATTCTCTCATTGAAGCCGATGGCAGCAAACGTACCGTAGAATACACCGCTGATGCGCACAATGGTTTCAATGCAGTTGTACACAAGGAACCAGCCGCAGTTGCCGTTAAAGCAGTAGCACCAGTTGTAGCCAAAATTGCCGCCCCAATTGCCTACGCTCAACCAGCCCTCAAAGTAGCAGCTCCAGTTGCCTACGCTCAACCAGCCCTTAAGATAGCAGCACCAGTTGCCTATGCTCATTCTGCTCCTTTAGGATATGCTGCATCTCCATTCTATCACTAA
- the LOC140443165 gene encoding uncharacterized protein — protein sequence MAFKFIVFAALVAVARAGVFGEAYSAPLAYSAPAVAKVAYSAAPAVSYSSVSAPISYATPAIAKFAAPVSYAAPALSYAAPVAKVAYSQAPAVSYSSVSAPVAYSAPALSYAAPALKVAAPVHYAAPALKVAAPVAYAAPVAKAILAEPSAPANYDFGYAVSDPHTGDSKSQQESRHGDVVHGSYSLIEADGSKRTVEYTADAHNGFNAVVHKEPAAVAVKAVAPVVAKIAAPIAYAQPALKVAAPVAYAQPALKIAAPVAYAHSAPLGYAASPFYH from the exons ATGGCATTCAAA TTTATTGTCTTTGCCGCATTAGTAGCAGTCGCCCGTGCTGGCGTTTTTGGTGAAGCCTACTCCGCGCCACTCGCCTATTCAGCTCCAGCAGTAGCTAAGGTAGCCTACTCAGCCGCTCCAGCTGTATCATATTCAAGTGTATCAGCACCCATATCCTACGCAACACCAGCTATTGCTAAATTCGCTGCACCTGTATCTTATGCTGCACCAGCTTTATCTTACGCCGCACCAGTCGCTAAAGTAGCCTACTCACAAGCACCTGCTGTCTCCTACTCCAGTGTGTCAGCCCCAGTAGCATACTCCGCTCCAGCTCTCTCTTATGCCGCTCCAGCTCTTAAAGTAGCTGCCCCAGTACATTATGCCGCCCCAGCCCTTAAAGTAGCTGCCCCAGTAGCTTATGCCGCTCCAGTTGCCAAAGCTATCCTTGCAGAACCATCAGCACCAGCTAACTACGATTTCGGATACGCCGTAAGTGATCCCCATACTGGAGACAGCAAAAGCCAACAAGAATCTCGCCACGGTGATGTTGTACATGGAAGCTATTCTCTTATTGAAGCCGACGGTAGCAAACGTACCGTAGAATACACCGCTGATGCGCACAATGGTTTCAATGCAGTTGTACACAAGGAACCAGCCGCAGTTGCCGTTAAAGCAGTAGCACCAGTTGTAGCCAAAATTGCCGCCCCGATTGCCTACGCTCAACCAGCCCTCAAAGTAGCAGCTCCAGTTGCCTACGCTCAACCAGCCCTTAAGATAGCAGCACCAGTTGCCTATGCTCATTCTGCTCCTTTAGGATATGCTGCATCTCCATTCTATCACTAA
- the LOC140443166 gene encoding uncharacterized protein yields MAFKFVAFAALVAVARAGVIGEAYSAPLAYAAPAVAKVAYSAAPAVSYSSVSSPVAYAAPAVAKLAAPVSYAAPTLSYAAPVAKVAYSQAPAVSYSSVSAPVAYSAPALSYAAPALKVAAPVHYSAPALKVAAPVHYAAPVAYAAPVAKAVIAEPSAPANYDFGYAVSDPHTGDSKSQQESRHGDVVHGSYSLIEADGSKRTVEYTADDHNGFNAVVHKEPAAVAVKAVAPVVAKIAAPIAYAQPALKVAAPVAYAHSAPLGYAAPSYYH; encoded by the exons ATGGCATTCAAA TTTGTTGCTTTTGCCGCATTGGTAGCAGTAGCCCGTGCTGGTGTCATCGGAGAAGCCTACTCTGCACCACTCGCTTATGCAGCTCCCGCAGTAGCTAAGGTAGCCTACTCAGCCGCTCCAGCTGTATCATACTCAAGTGTGTCATCACCTGTAGCTTACGCAGCACCAGCTGTTGCTAAGTTAGCTGCACCTGTATCTTATGCAGCACCAACTTTATCTTACGCCGCACCAGTCGCTAAAGTAGCCTACTCACAAGCTCCTGCTGTTTCTTACTCCAGTGTGTCAGCCCCAGTAGCATACTCAGCACCAGCTCTTTCATATGCCGCTCCAGCTCTTAAAGTAGCTGCCCCAGTACATTATTCCGCCCCAGCCCTTAAAGTAGCTGCCCCAGTACATTATGCTGCCCCAGTAGCTTATGCCGCTCCTGTTGCCAAAGCTGTTATCGCAGAACCATCAGCACCAGCTAACTACGACTTTGGATATGCCGTAAGTGACCCCCACACCGGAGACAGCAAAAGCCAACAAGAATCTCGCCACGGTGATGTTGTACATGGAAGCTATTCTCTTATTGAAGCCGATGGCAGCAAACGTACCGTAGAATACACTGCTGATGACCACAATGGTTTCAATGCAGTTGTACACAAGGAACCAGCCGCAGTTGCCGTTAAAGCTGTAGCTCCAGTTGTAGCCAAAATTGCCGCCCCAATTGCCTACGCTCAACCTGCCCTTAAGGTAGCAGCACCAGTTGCCTATGCTCATTCTGCTCCCCTAGGATATGCTGCACCCTCATACTACCATTAA